In Triticum urartu cultivar G1812 chromosome 6, Tu2.1, whole genome shotgun sequence, the following proteins share a genomic window:
- the LOC125515527 gene encoding disease resistance protein PIK6-NP-like, whose translation MDAQGALDSLLGRLTTILVDEARLLGGLHGDVEFIKEEMECMNGVLLHLAEAHHLDRHVRAWMKQVIGLARNCEGNVELYIHSVTDARHQAIGFFGYLRRIVRYVRTIPERHRIATRIRELKVKAHDVGHRQLRYGITVPPAAGQEDAIFMDGDVQAPHGPEAEEEAARRHALLVDCSLLEDKEAYEQKIIDDNIKSMLCEEGPVEELANRESHPRIFLMTWDEYSLFQDLETVDRRFTILIMRKLYEQEISSFSCKALVSRYKLESVVVLLQEILEQVAPLPAEQEDMPRVEAEKSTETSLGDEEDDEEMQLTKKLEGFLKGKRFLIILHYVENTEDWNIIRSALLHVTAQGSPGSAIVITTPNADLVKSPYKILKPQTILGAFYSKTKELVDCSGSYVYGIGHILRLCWPDVFALKMFQHLLYVNPRRGKTQLGHFTKTLEGCRDANKSVGKQMVKISYNDLPAKYRSCLLYITIFQEGDPIRRTTVCRRWIAEGLITSRQNRAEDEADCCIEALLSRGLIQPGEISDRGKIKTFTLHRVVHEVITRIARDVNFVDTDLPPDLARHLPVHSRTGAQASHANRSMEAADGNGIVAFLPDLAKSSQWQLMKMLDLEGCRGLKKRHLKSICKIILLKYLSLRNTDITELPKQIERLQCLETLDIRHTAVQSFATRSIMLPMLKHLLSGPKGSPGNTSDGSQHLFMAVRLPRGIKGMEKLETLSHVDVSDSVNDLTDVGHLLRLRKLGVILGGSKGGLGLLFQQIEKLHGCLRSLSIQINQASKVKDTLGAEEVVTLGSPPKLLQSLNINGIRSGLLIWITELDQLTKITLSETYLGEDYMRILGKLRALRCLRLRSNSYAGSGLTFKDEEFKILKSLVVDDGIITNITFDTGAAPKLETIVWSFAKMESISGVLCLPRLKCVELNGDYVPDQVIQALEKHPNHTEFKHKPRHGHREYGATVATSTSMSK comes from the coding sequence ATGGACGCCCAGGGTGCTCTCGACTCACTCCTCGGCCGCCTCACCACCATCCTCGTCGACGAGGCACGGCTGCTCGGCGGCCTCCATGGCGACGTGGAGTTCATCAAGGAAGAGATGGAGTGCATGAACGGCGTGCTCCTCCACCTCGCTGAGGCTCACCACCTTGACCGCCATGTTCGCGCTTGGATGAAGCAAGTCATCGGCCTCGCCCGCAACTGCGAGGGCAACGTCGAGCTCTACATCCATAGCGTCACAGACGCTAGGCACCAGGCCATTGGCTTCTTTGGCTACTTGCGGCGCATCGTCCGGTATGTCCGCACCATTCCGGAGCGGCACCGGATTGCGACGCGGATCCGGGAGCTCAAGGTCAAGGCACATGACGTGGGCCACAGGCAGCTGAGGTACGGCATCACCGTGCCACCTGCTGCTGGCCAGGAGGATGCAATATTCATGGACGGTGATGTCCAAGCGCCCCATGGAccggaagcagaggaggaagctgctcGGAGACACGCTCTTCTTGTCGACTGTTCGTTGTTGGAGGACAAAGAGGCTTATGAGCAGAAAATCATCGATGATAACATCAAGTCAATGCTGTGTGAGGAAGGACCTGTTGAAGAGCTGGCAAACAGGGAATCACACCCGAGGATATTCCTGATGACCTGGGATGAATATTCTCTATTTCAAGATTTGGAGACAGTGGATCGCCGTTTCACAATTCTTATTATGAGAAAACTGTATGAGCAGGAAATCAGCTCATTTAGTTGCAAAGCCTTGGTCAGCCGTTACAAATTGGAATCTGTGGTCGTATTACTGCAGGAAATATTGGAGCAAGTGGCGCCCCTTCCAGCTGAACAAGAAGACATGCCCAGGGTGGAAGCGGAGAAGAGTACAGAAACATCACTGGGTGATGAAGAGGACGATGAGGAAATGCAACTCACCAAGAAACTTGAGGGGTTCCTCAAAGGTAAACGATTCTTGATCATTCTTCACTATGTCGAAAACACGGAAGATTGGAACATCATAAGGTCTGCTCTGTTACATGTTACTGCTCAAGGCTCCCCTGGTAGCGCTATAGTCATTACCACACCGAATGCTGATTTAGTGAAGTCCCCCTATAAAATCCTCAAGCCACAAACTATATTAGGTGCTTTCTACAGTAAAACCAAGGAGCTTGTTGATTGTTCTGGAAGTTATGTATATGGTATAGGACATATTTTAAGATTATGTTGGCCTGATGTCTTTGCACTGAAGATGTTCCAACATCTTCTGTATGTCAACCCTAGAAGAGGTAAAACACAGTTAGGCCACTTTACAAAAACCTTAGAGGGTTGTCGCGACGCAAACAAAAGTGTGGGAAAGCAAATGGTGAAGATCTCCTACAATGACCTGCCTgccaagtacaggagctgcttgTTGTACATAACCATCTTCCAAGAAGGTGACCCCATTAGGAGAACAACCGTGTGTAGAAGATGGATAGCTGAAGGCCTTATAACGTCAAGGCAGAATCGTGCAGAAGATGAAGCTGACTGCTGTATCGAGGCACTCCTCTCACGGGGTCTCATTCAACCTGGAGAGATCAGTGACAGAGGAAAGATCAAGACATTTACATTGCATCGTGTTGTGCATGAAGTCATCACCAGGATTGCTAGAGATGTAAACTTTGTGGACACGGACCTACCACCTGATTTGGCTCGCCACCTTCCCGTTCACAGCAGAACTGGGGCGCAAGCATCTCACGCCAACCGTTCCATGGAAGCAGCTGATGGTAATGGCATTGTAGCATTTCTTCCAGACTTGGCAAAGTCATCTCAGTGGCAGCTAATGAAGATGCTAGATCTAGAAGGTTGCAGAGGCTTAAAGAAGCGGCATTTGAAGAGCATTTGTAAAATAATACTGTTGAAGTACTTGAGCCTCAGAAACACTGATATCACTGAACTACCCAAGCAAATCGAGAGGCTGCAGTGTCTGGAGACCTTAGACATCCGGCACACAGCGGTACAGTCATTCGCCACAAGATCAATCATGCTTCCAATGCTAAAGCATCTTCTTTCTGGCCCGAAAGGGTCTCCAGGCAACACCTCCGATGGGTCTCAGCATTTGTTTATGGCAGTGCGCCTTCCTAGAGGCATCAAAGGAATGGAAAAATTGGAGACACTATCCCATGTTGATGTTTCCGACAGTGTTAATGATTTAACTGATGTTGGTCATCTGTTGCGGCTGAGGAAACTAGGCGTGATTCTTGGTGGTAGTAAAGGTGGCTTGGGTCTTTTGTTCCAACAGATTGAAAAATTACACGGTTGCCTACGCTCCTTGTCAATCCAGATCAACCAAGCATCCAAAGTTAAGGATACTCTTGGTGCAGAGGAGGTGGTCACATTAGGCTCACCTCCGAAACTTCTTCAGAGCCTAAACATTAACGGCATCAGAAGTGGTCTTCTCATCTGGATTACAGAGCTTGATCAACTTACCAAGATAACACTGAGTGAGACTTACCTGGGGGAAGATTATATGCGCATCCTTGGCAAGCTTAGAGCTCTGCGTTGCCTCAGGCTTCGGAGTAATTCATACGCCGGAAGCGGGCTCACATTCAAAGATGAAGAGTTCAAGATCCTAAAGTCTTTGGTCGTCGATGACGGCATCATCACCAACATTACATTTGACACTGGAGCGGCTCCCAAGCTCGAGACGATTGTGTGGTCCTTTGCCAAAATGGAGTCCATTTCTGGAGTCCTCTGCCTTCCCAGGTTGAAATGTGTCGAGCTCAATGGTGACTACGTCCCTGATCAAGTGATACAGGCACTTGAAAAGCACCCCAACCATACTGAGTTTAAGCACAAGCCACGCCATGGACACCGAGAATATGGAGCTACTGTTGCTACCTCCACCTCCATGAGCAAGTGA